CAAAGCcgttcgtcgctcgatgatttcaaaattcaaatttggttttcttgatgggtctgtgaaggagcccattacggacgagacgaagatgaaacattggattgcggtcaattcgatggtggtgtcttggatcacaaacaccattgacgagagtttgcgttcgaatctggaggactttgatattgctcacgagttgtggagtcatttgaggacgcggtactgcgtcgtgtcgggcaccagggtctgccatattaagatggctctgagtggttgcaagcagggcacgtctgagggcgtcatggagtactatggccgcttgtcgaaggtatggaaggagtacgtacagtatgcacgagttcccaggtgtgtatgtgcgggttgtacgtgtaatatagcgaagcaggtgggggacattcacgatgaagatcgtctgcactatttcctaattggcctggatgatcactatgaagccattcgtgcacaactgttagcacgatcgccgttgccaggactcgacgaggcgtaccagacggttatgaataccgagaccatgcgcgccaaggctgcgagaggtccggagagtgtcatggcgttcaaggtcgagactaaggctcggtcgaggtcgggagatgtcagtggcagattttgtggtcattgcaatcgtgagggtcatgaggaagaaacttgttatcagctgattggatttcctgaatggtgggatgagaagaaacgaggtggacgagggcctggtcgaggaggcaggacgtcgattagaggaggcagagtagctcgcggggcagcgtcgtcgaccagtggtgtcgctcgtgccaatgccgtgagcaatgccacaggaggggcgacaaccactgtgacgagtggagacggatcgcatggtgcagtgacgacaaccaatcatgagcttgttggggtgacgaaggagcaagtccagcaaatagttgacatcttgtcacgaccttcaaccaagttgcaaggtaatcttgatttacgttggattgttgacagtggggcatcacgtcatgtgacgggtgatatttcaatcctgagaaatatcaagacatcaagaaatcaacaggttgtgttgccggacggtcaacctgcaaattcaaaccaatatggttcggtggtcttggaggatggtttcgtgctcgataatgttctatttgtgcctaaattgaactgcaatttaatttctgtaactcaattaagtgacgaattacattgtgctgctcaatttactaacaaaatgtgtgttcttcaggaccgctcgacgaggatggtgattggcgtaggtgatcgacaggaaggactatattttttccgtggggctccaaaggttcgtgtgctagcagtggagtgtgtggtcgacttgtggcatcaacggatggggcatccgtcggaaaaagtgttgcagttacttcctcatgtgagtcataagattaggaagaataaaacaatttgtgatgtatgtccgcgggcgagacaatgtagggagagttttccagttagtgttagtcgtgctagtcgcacatttgaattggttcatcttgatttatggggaccctacaagactccctcgtcttgtggggcaaagtatttttttaccattgttgacgattattctagaggtgtgtggatttatttactgaataataaaatggaagttgcatcgacatttcttaattttgttgccatgattaagtgtcagtttaatagatcccttcgggtagtacgcagtgataatggtactgaattcaattgcttacaaaattattttcgtcaacatgggattctgtttgagtcgtcgtgtgttgggacgcctcaacaaaatgggagagtcgagagaaaacaccaacatattttgaatgttgggagggcgttacgttttcaaggaaatctt
This Spinacia oleracea cultivar Varoflay chromosome 6, BTI_SOV_V1, whole genome shotgun sequence DNA region includes the following protein-coding sequences:
- the LOC130464222 gene encoding uncharacterized protein, yielding MSSDEEAPPKVIAAAVDLDYYLGSGDGPGIVITPVKLRGASNYDEWAKAVRRSMISKFKFGFLDGSVKEPITDETKMKHWIAVNSMVVSWITNTIDESLRSNLEDFDIAHELWSHLRTRYCVVSGTRVCHIKMALSGCKQGTSEGVMEYYGRLSKVWKEYVQYARVPRCVCAGCTCNIAKQVGDIHDEDRLHYFLIGLDDHYEAIRAQLLARSPLPGLDEAYQTVMNTETMRAKAARGPESVMAFKVETKARSRSGDVSGRFCGHCNREGHEEETCYQLIGFPEWWDEKKRGGRGPGRGGRTSIRGGRVARGAASSTSGVARANAVSNATGGATTTVTSGDGSHGAVTTTNHELVGVTKEQVQQIVDILSRPSTKLQGPLDEDGDWRR